CCCTTCCCTACGTAGATAAAGAGCGTATCGGTATCTATGGTCACTCTTACGGTGGCTACATGGCATTAATGGCAATGTTTAAAGCCGGCGATTATTTCAAAGCTGGCGTATCCGGAGCACCTGTTACCGATTGGATGTTATATGATACACATTATACAGAGCGTTACCTAAATCATCCTAACGTCAATGCCGATGGCTACGAAGACAGTAGCGTTTTTCCATATATTGATGGTTTAAATGGTCCCTTAATGGTTTATCACGGAATGGCTGATGATAACGTGCTATTCACCAATACCACTAAGTTGATTAAAGCAATGCAAGATAAGAACAAGCATTTTGAGCTGATGACATACCCTGGCAGTAAGCACAGCATGCGTGGCAAAAAAGTCAAAGTGCATTTAAACAATACGATAGTGAATTTTTTCAATCGGCACTTTAACAACTAACAAGAATCATTAATGACTCTTTCTTCAGAAAGCCGAGTTAACCGCTCGGTTTTTTTGTTTTTACATATTTGCTAAAAATTAACTTTACCCGCATAAAACCAAAATTTGCACTACGCTTTATTGAAAGTGGCGATTAGAGAAATATTTAACGCCACATCATAACTCATTTAAGGCATAGCTATGGACATCAAATACCTTGTAATTCACACCGCGGCTTATCAGGGGCGCAATTGCGACGCCGATACCATCGATGAATGGCATCGTAATAAAGGCTGGAATGGCATTGGTTATCATTACGTTATTCTAAATGATAAACATGACAGTAAACCCGATGGCAAAATTGAAAAAGGCCGAGACGATAGTGTTAATGGTGCGCACGCCTATGGCATTAATCAAATGTCTTTAGGTATTTGCTGTATTGGCCATGGAGACCACGAAGATTTTACGCCTGCACAATATGAAAACCTTTATTTGTTACTTGCAAAACTATGCCATAAATATCAAGTATCTACAGACAACATTATTGGTCATCGAGAGCTAAATAGTTTAGTCAATCGTGGCTTGTTGGGAGACCAATACAGAACGGCAAAGTCGTGCCCCGGCCATAAAATAAACATGAATCAAATTCGCCAAACATTAAGTAAGAAATTATTGCGAGAAGAGCCGCTAGACGAAGTCAATAACACCTCTATGCACTTAAACAATAAAGCACAAGTTATTGAGGCGATTAATGTGTTGAAGGAACATAAAGGTCAGTTCACCAATGCTAGAGATGAGCTAATTCAGTTTTTATATCATCCCGAAATAATTGAATTAATTGCAGAAAAGTAAATAGGAACAAACCATCTTGATGACCTATACCGACATAATAAAATTTTGGTTTGAAGAGCTTTCTCCAGAGCAGTGGTGGACAAAAGATCACGCATTGGATCAATTAATCAAACATCGGTTTCAAAAAATTCACCAACAAGCAATGCATTGTGAGCTGTACTTGTGGCGTGAAACGGCCAAGGGACGATTAGCCGAAATAATCATCCTTGATCAATTTTCACGAAACATGTTTCGCAATACACCTCAGGCTTTTGCTAGCGACAATATTGCCTTATCACTCGCTCAAGAAGCCATAAATATTGGTGCCGATCAATCGCTAACCGAAGTTGAACGAAGCTTTCTATATACGCCCTTTATGCATAGTGAATCTCTCCTCATTCACGATGTGGCCATGATGCTTTATCAGAAAAATGGCATTGAAAGTAACTTTGCCTTTGAAAAGGCACATCGCGATATCATAGCAAAATTTGGCCGCTATCCTCATCGAAACGTACTTCTAGAGCGAAAATCGACACCTGAAGAGCTGGAGTTTTTGTCTCAACCTAATTCCTCTTTTTAACGATGAGTGCGGCTACTTCAATGTTTCTTTGAAGCTTTCTTTGTATCTCCTTGAGAGCATTAGCACCTTGCCATTTCTAAGCTTCACTTCACTATCACCGCTACTTAAAGAGTTAATTGAGTCCACCATATCTAATTTTATCGCGTAAGAACGATGAATACGGCAAAAGCCTTTATCATCAAGTTGAGCGACAAGCGAAGTCAAAGTTGCTCTTAAAGGATAGATCCGCTCACCGATGTGTAGGTTTACATAATTGCCTGCGGACTCAAGCCATTCAACATCCTCAATACGAATAATAAATTCCTTGCCAAGTTTTTTGACCAATAACCTGTCAATACTTGACGGCGGCTTATCGTCCTCCCCTTGTCCAATAGGGTTTGCTTCACCTTGAAGTCGGCTAATAATAAATTGATAGCCTTTAATGACAATGACAAAAAAGATGAAACTCCATAGATCTTTGCGGTATTCATAAATCATCTCAAACCAGATATCGCCAAAATCATATTCTCGGGTAAAAAAGAAATAGACCCCCTTCCTCATGAGTACCATCAATAACACGTGGCAAGCCGAAAAAACTATTGAAGCAATAAAATAATAAAGTAACGAGCGTTTAATCGCCTGCCAATTAAAGGGATTTTTTGTCAGCAAATAGACAATAAAAGGAAAAAGAAATAGCGAACTTATTGCACTTGAATATTCCCAAACAAAAGGCTCCCAAACATCAAATGGTAAAGGGGTATTGCTTCGTTGAGCTTCCATGATAACTGAAGTGGCGAGTAAGGTTGCGTTGATAAAAAAGTAACAACACAAGAAGATGATTTCGTACTTACGCTTGTTTTGTTGAAAATGGTTTAACGTCATTATTCCCTACTAACTCAATTATAAAAACAGATAAAATGTTCATCCCTGTTAGCCACCACTTATCCCTATTAGGGGTCATGTGGGCATTCTTCAAATGCATATCTGATTTGCTTCATCAACAATAGCACTACTTTAAGCAAGAGTTCTATCAAATCATGTATGCAACAGTAAGACAATTATTCAACC
This window of the Thalassotalea atypica genome carries:
- a CDS encoding LytR/AlgR family response regulator transcription factor, with the translated sequence MTLNHFQQNKRKYEIIFLCCYFFINATLLATSVIMEAQRSNTPLPFDVWEPFVWEYSSAISSLFLFPFIVYLLTKNPFNWQAIKRSLLYYFIASIVFSACHVLLMVLMRKGVYFFFTREYDFGDIWFEMIYEYRKDLWSFIFFVIVIKGYQFIISRLQGEANPIGQGEDDKPPSSIDRLLVKKLGKEFIIRIEDVEWLESAGNYVNLHIGERIYPLRATLTSLVAQLDDKGFCRIHRSYAIKLDMVDSINSLSSGDSEVKLRNGKVLMLSRRYKESFKETLK
- a CDS encoding DUF924 family protein, with the translated sequence MTYTDIIKFWFEELSPEQWWTKDHALDQLIKHRFQKIHQQAMHCELYLWRETAKGRLAEIIILDQFSRNMFRNTPQAFASDNIALSLAQEAINIGADQSLTEVERSFLYTPFMHSESLLIHDVAMMLYQKNGIESNFAFEKAHRDIIAKFGRYPHRNVLLERKSTPEELEFLSQPNSSF
- a CDS encoding N-acetylmuramoyl-L-alanine amidase: MDIKYLVIHTAAYQGRNCDADTIDEWHRNKGWNGIGYHYVILNDKHDSKPDGKIEKGRDDSVNGAHAYGINQMSLGICCIGHGDHEDFTPAQYENLYLLLAKLCHKYQVSTDNIIGHRELNSLVNRGLLGDQYRTAKSCPGHKINMNQIRQTLSKKLLREEPLDEVNNTSMHLNNKAQVIEAINVLKEHKGQFTNARDELIQFLYHPEIIELIAEK